The Breoghania sp. genome has a segment encoding these proteins:
- the pncA gene encoding bifunctional nicotinamidase/pyrazinamidase has product MTDNRPTPTDCLVVIDVQNDFTPGGALAVADGDAVVPVIDALLDRFDHVVATQDWHPANHFSFASAQENAQPFETIAAEYGPQTVWPDHCVQGTKGAEFHPGFRAQRAELILRKGYRIGIDSYSAFYENDRQTRTGLAGYLRERGFKRLFFCGLATDFCVRWSVEDALKEGFDAFLIEDACRAIDLDGSLDAALAAMDEAGAQRIAASDIAA; this is encoded by the coding sequence ATGACCGATAATCGGCCCACCCCCACCGATTGCCTCGTGGTGATCGATGTCCAGAATGACTTCACGCCCGGCGGCGCGCTCGCCGTTGCCGATGGGGATGCGGTCGTGCCGGTGATCGACGCGCTGCTCGACCGGTTCGACCATGTGGTCGCCACGCAGGATTGGCATCCCGCCAACCACTTTTCCTTCGCCTCCGCGCAGGAAAACGCGCAGCCCTTCGAGACCATTGCGGCCGAGTACGGTCCTCAGACGGTCTGGCCGGATCATTGCGTCCAGGGCACGAAGGGGGCCGAGTTCCACCCCGGATTTCGTGCGCAACGTGCCGAGCTGATCCTGCGCAAGGGCTACCGGATCGGGATCGATTCCTATTCCGCCTTTTATGAGAACGACCGCCAGACGCGCACCGGCCTTGCCGGCTACTTGCGTGAACGCGGCTTCAAGCGCCTGTTCTTCTGCGGGCTGGCCACGGATTTCTGCGTGCGCTGGTCCGTGGAGGATGCGCTGAAGGAAGGCTTCGACGCGTTCCTGATCGAAGATGCCTGCCGGGCGATCGATCTCGACGGATCGCTTGATGCGGCACTTGCCGCCATGGATGAGGCCGGTGCACAGCGCATCGCCGCATCCGATATTGCTGCGTGA